The sequence below is a genomic window from Sebastes fasciatus isolate fSebFas1 chromosome 11, fSebFas1.pri, whole genome shotgun sequence.
aTTCACAAGGAGGAAATGACAAAGTGTTCATGCATGAACGTTCTTATCAGGATTTAGTGTTTCTAGTGAGAGTGGGAGTGAATATGAGGTGTGTAAGAATTAGTCCACCTGATGTTAGCCTTATGTTACCTGAAGAGCTACCAGCTGAGTGAAAACAGTCCCAGGGGATCATTAAGATGTTTGAGGCTAACCCTGAACGTGAACAGCTTGGCCAAGAGTTCCTCCGTCTGTCAAAGCCATTCCTGAGACATTATGTATTCTCCGACGCACGCATCGCACACATCCTCAACCCTCAACCGAGCTCTTGTTGTGACTCAAAGATCgcattatttcaaaatgacacaaTAAAATTGATGTTTTCAAGGAATAATTGGGTCAGTGGCGATGGCGCTGCTAAGCTGGCGGTAATGTAATTACAGCAGCATGGCACTTGTGTCCACTCCGCCCTCCCATGCCAGAAGGAGACACTCAACAGAATGGAAGATGAACTAGCGATCTGTCAAAATGGGGATAAGGAGCGTCTGTGGTTAACACTTGTGAATGAAGCCGGCAGACAGGGGGTGCCTTCTTGTCAGCTTGCTTGGATCTTGACCATTGTGATATAATTACAGCGAGAGAAGATCACAGAAAAAGGAATGAATGAAGAGCGTCTttgtgctggaaaaaaaagcagatacCAACTTTTATAGCTCACCACTCTGTAGAATTTGCTCCTATACATTTCCTAAATACAGCCTGCTCTGTCCCACTCGCTCTCCCTCGCTGTGACTCACACAtgccataaacacacacacacagcagcagcacttgCGTGGTTTCACTTTTCCCAAATCATATGACACGGGCTGGTGTAGAAATCGAGACAAAGTCTAACCTTCCATTGTTGTCCAGACACCCTCTTCCCTTCcagagcgcacacacactcccagcaGCGCCATCACACAACGCTAGATAATCCAGCTTACATAACACTGCTGCTTCTTGATATCTAGAGCTGTCTAAGCATTGTGTATGTGCCACTGCACAACCCGAGGCCTCTACCGCAGAACATTATTACTACGCTGTGTCTCAGCTCGGCTCCACCCATGTGACGGGCTGTCTCTGCGCTACTGTGAACACACCCCATAAATACCTGTACTGAAAAGATAACAGGAGCATAACAAACAGCGGGAAAGGCACCTACTGTGTTGTTCCAAGGAAACAACGTGCTTTAGGGAGTCCTAGAGAGGCCTTGTCTCGTCTTTTCCCTCTTAAGTGAGCATCAGGAGGCCTGGGGACAGCTAGAGAGTGCTTGGGGAGGTAATAGGGACATATTCCAAAGATCAGGGCGGGATTATCACTAATGCCTGCCGGCTTTATCTGCAGTCACGTGGGTTAACACCTGGCTGCAGTGTTGGTGGCGGagctgtatatgtgtgtgcgtctgtgttaATCCATCAGACACCTCTAACTCGGGGGTTAGGCCAGCATGTAGGGCCCAACGAGAGAGCACCAGCAGGcgcttcttctttcttcttctacttctacttctaaaACCTGACCTGCTTTCAGTCAGAATAACGAAGCGGAAAAGTGACGAGTTTGGTTAGTTAGATCTGCTCTGTTGGCACCAGGGTGGGCCAAAAAAGGCTGCTAAATAAAGTGGATGTTCTGAGCCAGGATTGGCTGTTCTAAATCCAGCCTCGGTTCTAATGCAACTGAAAAAGGCTTAGGTTAGACTGCGCTGTAATTTTGCTGGGCAACTGTTTCGGTTGGCTCGCGTTCTGTCACTCAGTAACCAAAGGATAATTAAAACAAGCCTGTTCCTTGTTAGTGAGAAAAGCTGCCGTTCATTattgagaagagaaaaaaaagggggaaaacatCTGTGGGCAATGCCAGAAAAACTGTGATAATTTTTACACACATTCTGTAAATACTAAACAAACATCCTGTTAATCTACCAGATGGAGATGAGTGGTTAATAAGATTCAAttttattagagctgcaacaattaatcgattagttatcgactattaaattaatcgccaaatattttgataaatcggtttgagtaattttttaagaaaaaaaaagtctccgattgcagcttctgaaatgtgaatattttctggtttctttactcctctatgacagtaaactgaatatctttgatttgtggacaaatcaagacatttgaggacgtcatcttgggctttgggaaacattgactgtcaattttatagaccaaacaactaaataaataataataataataaatagacaCCCTGATTAAGGCTGTTTGTGCCGCTACGCGTGGGTTGTCAATCTGAACATGTACCAGCATTATTTTTCATCATGAAATAGCCATTTGAAtaaagactttttattttttgccagaAGAGTGCCTTGGACTCCCCCTTTTTTTGAACCTTTGTGTACCCCACCAAAGAGcaccttcatcacactgatTTGAACTTCTGAGCAATCTggactttttcccttttttgaaactaaatgaataaataataataataataataataatatttttagcTTTTTCATGCCTTTATTTAGAGTGACAGGGACAGTATTgaaaggtggagagagagaggggaagacaTGCAGCAAAGAGCCACAGGCCGGACTCGGACTCTGGGCCGCGGTGGCAAAACCCAGCCCTGACACATGGGGTGCCCCATCGCCCTAATTTTTATTGTGGGAGCTCAACTATCCCACCCCATGGATTCATATGGATTAATCCAGTGACCCAACAGCCGAGCACAAAATCTCAAAGACTCAAACCTGTTGCTGTTAGGGCAGCGTTCATGAGGTGTGAGGGGAAGACACACTTATAGATCAGCGCATGTGACACCAGTCCCAATTTGTCACCTCTTTGCTATTCCTGGAAGAGTTGAGTCAATGTATAGTGTATTTAAATAGCCTTTCTAACAGACAAAGAGATTATATGAGGCTTGGCAGGGAAACGTCACCTTGCCTCATCATTTTTGTGTAGTAAGATTGATGATCGTGGTCTAGGCTACTTTCTAAAGAGTCCATAAACTGCTATTCTGGATGCTAATCTGTCTATGCCAGATCCTCTATGAACACAACAGCATCGCCTCTAAACCCATGTTAAACACGTTGATGTAGCTGCTACAAAAGGTTGACTGCCATCTGGCACACGCTGAATACTACTTTCAAATATGACCCACGCGAGCAAGCACAAGCAAGTACAAACATCTGAAATATGACGACATTTTACGTGTTTATAAGCCCATGCTCTCCTCAAACTACTAACATACTAATTATTTGCACGCACAATGCATATTTTGGCAAAGATCTGATAAAAACAAATTGCTGCTGAGATGATGAGGAGTGGTGCAGGAGTGCAGCTTCTCCTTCAGTTTCCTCCAGTTATGAGCACCTTTGGCAGGTTATGAAGGTTATGACAGTTGAACGGCTCAATTGACTTGAGGCTTAACCTCTATCCGGCCTCTCGGGGCTCCGCTGGATACAGTATAATCTCTAAGTATGATATGGGCTTAGTGAGAAGGGGATCATCACTTCAGTGAAATGCCTATAGTGAGTATCATCAAGTGTGCTTCTCTCAGAGCACCTTCATTATATTTTTAGATGACAAGTTCAGCAATTTGATCCAGCTCCTCTTAAATATTTAAACTATTAAAGCCGCAgcgctgcaaaaaaaaaaagtccatctCTGAAATGATGAACGCAGAGAATAATAATTATCTGAAATCACTTTTTCATAAGCGTTCAAAGTAGTGCTCCAACTTGTGGGAAAAGGAAAGCCAGAGAGTATTTGAGGGAGCAATTATGCATGATAATGAGGAAAGCCACCATGTTGGATAAGTGACAGGGAAAGAAAATATTCCTCCCTGACAAAACAAACTTATCTGCGTGGTGAGAGCTTGTTCAAATTGTGCAAGGAAATTATAAtgataatttatttttcttgttgCTTTTCCAAAATTGCGGCGTGCCACCTTGTGATCAACAGTAACCGCTATGCAAACAGTTCGTGACGGGCCGCTCTGCACTATTGACATGCGGTTCCAGCAAGAGCCGCTTGTTGATACAGATAATCCAACGTGTGTTTTCTGCCACTCAAGCACTTGGTGAGGCATCCCTGTCGCCGGCACCTAACGCCTTCCCCATAAACTGCCGGCTTAAACTAACAAAAGAAGATGTGGTGTCCTTACCGTTCGGCCGGCTAATCCAGACTTAGCTGCGTGGCGTCGTCTTCAGCTGACCTCCACAGGCAAGTGCTGGCTGGGTAAGTCCATCATCATCACAGGCGAGGAGCGAGGGCAGCACTCCTGCTTCTTCCCCAGAAAATCATCCCAGCTCCCTGTTCCTGCAAGTAGGGGAGGTGTCCTGACTTGATTCAGGTCCAGACCGTATTAttcttttatcatatttgcatTTCCATAGATTGCTTTTAGGTTGCAAAGATCAAGAGCAACATTCCTCTGAAAATAAGCATGGCGCTTCATGGCACTCAGGTTGGTCCATTCAAAAAAGAGGAGAGTTGGGTGTTTAGAGAAGTCCCCCGACTTGGCATCTGGTTCACTTCAGAAAACTTCTGTCATCATACTTCTCCatgcaaaactttttttttgcacaaaccGGAAcctgaaacagaaacagagcaAAACAGTGTCATGTAATAAACAGATCTTGCAGAAGCCTTAACTTGTATTCCATCTGTTGTGAAACTCCTTCCACTTCGGGATCGTTTTATCTCCTCACAGCACTGTTGGAAAGATAATGTACATCTCCTTACCCCGTTTCCCAGCAGCAGGTCTTCTCTTCAGCTCCGGGGTGGGGAACTCTGCGGGTTGAGAAGATGGGTTAGGGTGAGGAGGGAGAGCGTGGTTACCGTAAGTGGGGCAGAGAGCTTCTCTGATGCCTCTGCCTCCTGCCTCCCCCCCTCAActgttgctcctcctcctccatagTTGTGCTTGTGGGCCGAGTCGGATTACTCCTGACATGATAATCTCCCTGGCTCTAGCTCCAGGAGCACTAAAGGATGCTTTGGCCTGAGCGAGGGCTTACATTTACCTTCTGCTGCGATAGAGTCTGCCATCTTAAGTGGCCGATTGGTAATAGCCTCAATTGGGCAGATCAGAGGGGTCTGCGGACGCAAGTGTTTTTCCAATCTTTTAGTAGGAATTAAGAAAGTTCACAATTGGTTTAAATGGTGCTAAGTAAACACTAACCCCGGTTAAATGGACTTATCACAGCAAAGTTGTACAGTACAGCTGGCTTGAGATAAAACCAGGGATGTTGTTGTTGAGAATCTCACGTTCACGTCCCCTCCGATACAAACCAGTATTTTAGCTCTTGAGCCTCGAGCGGCAAATGAGGAGCAGATGGTTGTGCTTTTGGAAGGTATCAGGCACTCCAGACTGCAATCTAAATAAATACTCCATCCAAGGGGGAAATGCGTCAGGTGTGTGGGGTCAGTCATACGTAAACAAAGGCCAACCAGTTTGGAGGCAAGTGAAGCGATGCATAATGGAGGGAGAGCCGAGGGAGATGTGCTGTGTTTGGTAGAGTCAAATAAATCTACAGGTACGATGTTGATCTAAACAGAAGTGATGGTTTCAGAACTGTGTCGGCAGCCAAAGATTTTGAGATGAAGCAGCTTTCACTGCGAGAGTAATGAAGTCAGCGTCACAACAGGAAGCAAATAATTTGCTAACAAACATCTCATTCTAACGCCATGAGTCACTCGGATATCCTCGGGCCAAATTATACACAAATCACGCTTTGCAAAGTTCCACTAGCGAGGCGGAGATGTGGCCAAGCGCTAACTTTCTAGGACTTAAAATTCCTTTAGTGTTGACTGagagaaaaagggggaaaacCAAAGCAATCTTTACCCAAGCTTTACTAAAAATGTGTATTGATGGATATTCTAAGGTTCTTATCTCAGTGACCTGAAGTGTAAATTTCATGTTAAGTTTGGAGTGAAGCCAACACAAACGCTTCTCTTCATTTAAACCCTTCAGCGCTGACCTGAAGGGCGACACTGGACCACAAATCACAAGAACATTTCGTCACACTAAGAATATTTTGGTCAGCAGGTGCAAAATCATCCAGATCCCCTCCCCAAAAAAACATGAGAATTATTACAACTAACTTGTTTGACATAACTTTCAATTATTGGCTAGAGGAACATAAATGCATAATGACTTCCAGTTAACGGGGGATATCGTGCTTTTCTAGCCTTGAAAAGGAACTGAAACATTTCCTGACATCGGGCAGGAACATTTCTACTCTATACATATTGTTCACAGATGTGTAAAGTTTTCATAGACCAGCCTCCGCTGCAATAAAAGCCCAACAGCTGTTAATTGCTAAACCAAGTCAAAGATAATAAGAGTGAAACATTTGATCCGATCCGTATACAATGCAGAGTCTCACTCAACAGATAAGATTACATTAGTCATGAACACATTCGGCAtatacaagagaaaaaaaacaacagagtaTGTTTCCAATTTGAATATGATAGAATCCCATACACATCGGATAGAATCTTTTCCACTGGGCGTGGATGAGtgaagaaacacattttgtttagGTTTGGGCAAGATTTTAAGGAAGCCCTCAATCAGTAACACTATAAACACACCATTCCAGTCGAGGTGTCATTAGAAAGGCTGGAAATAAGGCACAAATGTTGCTACTACGCTCGTCTTGCACAAGATGTGGTTTGATGATTGGACAAGTAGCCTTCAGCCAAATGTCATCGCAGAGAATGGAAAACTACTTTTTAGCGAACCAAAATCTAAACAGGCATTTGTGAAAAAGATGCAGTGGGACAATGAGGGCTCTTTTCTGAGCGTTTCATGTTGAAAGACAACACCTCTTGCGTGGAAAGTGGTAACAAGGTAAATCCATCCTGACCCAAGAACAAATATACATTGCAATTTGCAGTGGTGACCAGATGAGCTGAGGCCGCAGGACTGCAGAGGCTGCTGGGGTTTCAAAAAAAGGGCCTGTGTGGATTCTGGGACACTTTAACTTCAGCACTTAAATACCTCAGTTTGTGTAACAATTTGTACCTCCTGCTAATATGTGTTGTAGTCTATTTAAATGCTTTGCAGTGTATTTACTTCCTACGCAACTCCAGCTTGACAAGGACAGAGTGAGTGTTTAAAATAACACAGCTGTGAACACAGCTAAATGCTGCCCCCATCTGTCAGTGGTTTACAACTACATGCAACCCAGAATAAACAATCTCTCATCATTAGAGAAAAcctaaatagttttttttttttgtttaaatttgcagtaggcagaatatttttggcatcattgggcaaaaattccataatagcctttcagcatattgtaatggAAAGAAAttgagaaaactagacttctgcacctcctcatggctgttttcaagctttaaacAAATCTATCCTGTGACGGGAAACTTTGGcctctcagagagagagcgttcctattggctgttcattcaacggaggcagctgtcaatccctCGCGAAGTCTGATCAAACAGTCTAGgcaactaggcagcgctgaaagtttgctccggctggtgggcagtgcttggtatttcctaaactgatctcaacatggctgccgggtcttaaactttctaattttacttTCTAATaacactacaagatgcttctgaaaacatttgcattacagtaacagaatattgattcatatttgatcagcgctgcctagtttgaccatttgattggaatttgcgagtgattgacagctgctcagagacggcagactccagctcgcctctgattggttgttttcctccggtttgtgaaatcttgcagatgccattaggagcaccggaggacacagaggcacatgatttttttcagattacctgtctcatgcactactgtcaggatatagtgaccgttttataaaaataacttttttttaaatcatattttctacAATTCCAcgcactgctgctttaatgcaaaaaatattttatttccttCATCGGCTTTTAGCGTGTTGTTGCTCCACAGATCTGCCATTGTTATTCAGCACAGGTGGTGTTACTACCACTAGTGTTTGAGCTCCTCCTACTACAGCGGCTTCCTTCTGCTCCGAAAGCCCTTGGTGCCGTCAGGGCCGAAGGGCTGACGCAGCACTCTTTGCATCAAGAAGGGCGCGTTCACGTGCTGAGCCACCTTGGGGTTTAATGCGCTGGCTGCAAATTTGCGCCTCAGCACCCAGGGGCACTGAGAAGTCTCCGTATCACCGGTTCCAGAGCACTGGCTCCTCTCTATACTGTACCTCTGATTCCAACCGGAGAAGGGCTGGCTGCTACAGCTGATGGAGATCTGCTCAAAGGCTCTTTGCTTAGAGTTATCCAAGGACTTCTGGGGTTGAGATATGTCTGGAGTCTCGTCAGAAACTTTAACTGGTGCAGAGGGTTCCTCCTGGACTGAATCCTCTGAGGTTTCAACTGGATTTTCCTGGGAAGGTGTGTCCTCAGGTTGGTCTTTGTTGTCTCCCTCATTCGTGGTGACGTGGCGCATCGAGTGGAATCCCAAAGGTACCACACGCATGCCCTCACCGTTAGACCGCTCCTCTTCCGCTTTCAGGGAGTTGTAGGCCTTACGAACTTCCCCCAAATGATCGAACTTCACCACTGCGCACAAATGTTGGCCGAGCTCTTTGTGACGCTTGGCGTAGCACTGCAGCTCCTTGGGAAGCTCTTTGCCAGGATGCAGGATCCAGACTGAGGTAACGCTGCCATGAGAGCTGAACTTTTTGAGGATCCTCTCCTCTAAGAGGAAAGGGTACTCCAGGCCTCCGTCTTCTCTAGTTGTTTCCTCCACAGAAATGTTCCAGGCGAGGAGGAACTTGCAGGTGGGTGAAGACAGCAGCCACTTGGGAAGCGGCTCTATCCGCCTCACTTTGGTGCATTCATCGTTCACCTCCAGAAGCTCTGAGCACATCGCTGCTGCTACGGTCATGTACCACTTTGTGGTCAGCACCTTTATCTGTGACAAACAGTGGCAACCTCAGCTTTGTTTGCATTTGATTGTTTTCATTCAAACTGGTGGAATGTAAACACCACTGAAAGCACATGAAATCTTGCAACCAAAGTGAGATTTTTACCTTTTTCGAACAAGTGAGGAGCTTGAGACTGACGTAGCCCTGCTTGTTCCTCTGCACATGCTTCAGCAGGAAGCCGTCCTTTGCCAGGTGGCTGTCCGAGAGCAAATCCTCCAACTGGTCTTTAATCTTCAAGCAGAGCAACTCACCTTCACGCTCTTCTTCACCTTGGGCAGATTGTGCATCACCTCTACAAGAACACACAACTCAGCATCATGATATACTGCATTGTAGATTAGTCAACCATATGTTTTCTAATTTCCTTACCCAATCGGATTACTCATGGTATCGCCAAAGGATAGTGATAACGGGTCACTGAGCAAGTAAAGACGGTATTAAGGAAAAGCAGCAGGCTAGATACAGTTAATACTACCGAATGAAGAAAAATGCACCTGGACTCAGTTGGTTCTGTGGGAtccaaaacaacattttgtaaaaTGCTACAAGCAAAATTCCACATTACACAACACCACCTCTATAGCACTAATAATGACTTGCACTCAAAACAAAGTTCAATACATGTTAAAAAAGGGAAAACTGTCAACAAACAATTAGTTGTCATAAACATAAGGATAGTATCACTGCTCTCTCTGCACAATAGACAGAACAGCAAAGTATCAGTATTATTATCATAGCACAAAAGAGCAACAACATCATTAAAGGCGTGCATTTCTGCAGCGCTGCTCAGAGCTAAGTgcacaaatcaaatcaaaagaaaattaTGATACTGCTGGATTCCCAAATACACAATATACAGCAGCACTGAAGTATTAGGCAGCTACAGTAGTTATCCCTTAAATCCAGCTTTATATCCTGTTTGTGTGCTTTTGTGATCCTCTTCAGCACGTTACTGCAACAACAAATCCATCTGTTACCTGTTAGTCTCCATGTTTTCATTAACATCCCTTCCATATGTTACAACCATTACACAAAGGATACATATACACAAATCCAAACCTTGGCAGGCTTTTTCCACAGATACAGTAACGGTCaacttgtattattattatgttattgcTATGTGACATTGACAGGCAGTGCATGATTTAAGAGGCTCTGTGGGCTGCTGGTGAGAAGTAGACTGAGCAAgttactgacacacacacacacacacacacacacacacacacacacacacacacacacacacacacacacacacacacacagta
It includes:
- the LOC141777521 gene encoding la-related protein 6-like → MSNPIGGDAQSAQGEEEREGELLCLKIKDQLEDLLSDSHLAKDGFLLKHVQRNKQGYVSLKLLTCSKKIKVLTTKWYMTVAAAMCSELLEVNDECTKVRRIEPLPKWLLSSPTCKFLLAWNISVEETTREDGGLEYPFLLEERILKKFSSHGSVTSVWILHPGKELPKELQCYAKRHKELGQHLCAVVKFDHLGEVRKAYNSLKAEEERSNGEGMRVVPLGFHSMRHVTTNEGDNKDQPEDTPSQENPVETSEDSVQEEPSAPVKVSDETPDISQPQKSLDNSKQRAFEQISISCSSQPFSGWNQRYSIERSQCSGTGDTETSQCPWVLRRKFAASALNPKVAQHVNAPFLMQRVLRQPFGPDGTKGFRSRRKPL